One segment of Carya illinoinensis cultivar Pawnee chromosome 1, C.illinoinensisPawnee_v1, whole genome shotgun sequence DNA contains the following:
- the LOC122310593 gene encoding RING-H2 finger protein ATL67-like: MSTPTTTSTNYLTNIGLGYAIAIALGFLVLLSTLLLASYLCCRSYRSSNNPINNGRNNSHNANPSDGIILPRIIFVAEDEDGETLDENVAVGLDQSVINSYPKFPYYCNDGNMGTYSTTCSICLCEYKDSEMLRMMPECRHYFHLYCIDPWLKLNGSCPVCRNSPLPTPLSTPLSEVVPLSQYAADRRWRRFCKCCCRCSLC; this comes from the coding sequence ATGTCCACCCCAACCACAACCAGCACAAACTACCTCACCAACATTGGCCTCGGCTACGCCATCGCTATCGCTCTCGGCTTCCTCGTCCTCCTCTCGACTCTCCTCCTTGCCTCATACCTTTGCTGTCGCTCCTATCGGTCTTCCAATAACCCCATCAACAACGGCAGAAACAACAGTCATAACGCCAACCCCAGTGACGGTATCATCCTTCCCCGCATAATCTTCGTCGCCGAGGATGAAGACGGAGAGACGCTTGATGAGAACGTCGCCGTCGGGCTCGACCAGAGCGTCATCAACTCGTACCCCAAGTTCCCGTACTACTGCAACGATGGCAACATGGGTACCTATAGTACGACCTGTTCGATCTGCCTGTGCGAGTACAAGGATTCGGAAATGCTCAGGATGATGCCCGAGTGTCGCCATTACTTTCATTTGTACTGCATCGACCCCTGGTTGAAGCTCAATGGATCGTGCCCTGTTTGCCGGAACTCGCCGCTGCCGACCCCGCTGTCCACGCCGCTCTCGGAGGTCGTGCCACTCTCGCAGTACGCCGCGGATCGGAGGTGGAGGAG